CATCTGGTCGGATTGGTTAGAAATCTGCGCAATGGAGATGTCGAGGTTATCGCCGAAGGTGAGGAAGGACCGCTGGAGGCTCTATTGGTGGCTCTAAAGAATGGCCCAAGGATGAGCTACATAGAAAATGTGCACGCTGTATGGTCACCTGCGACAGGGGAATACAGGACATTCTCAGTGGCATCGACAAAATAATGGTGGGCCCACTCGGATTCGAACTAAGGACCAAGCGGTTATGAGCCGCCCGCTCTACCGCTGAGCTAACCACTCTCAAATCTACCCCTTGGGCAAAAACCAAGGACGGTTGCAAAAGTTTTGATTGTCAATAACCAAGGACGGTTGTAAAGCACCTGTAACCGTCCTTGGTTCGTGTTACCGTGTGATGGTATCATACCACCCTGTATCAAGCAGTGTCAACACGTTTGAAAAAAGCCTGCAAGAAATCAAGTTTTCAAGTGTCAACATTTTAAGCTCAGCTCATTGACAGTTTTCAACCACATTGTGAAATTGTCAGGCAAAAAATATAGCATATAAACCGAGGAAAACCGCGGTGACTCAGACCCCCGGCACGTGGATAGGGTGGGAAGGACCCGCTTGAATTCCGATAAACAGCGGAACAGGTCGCTAACGTACTCTTACTTTGCGAATACGTTTCTCAGCTCCTCAAAGCTACCGA
This is a stretch of genomic DNA from Armatimonadota bacterium. It encodes these proteins:
- a CDS encoding acylphosphatase, producing the protein MEYEGKTKRLRAVVQGRVQGVGFRYFVIEQARMLHLVGLVRNLRNGDVEVIAEGEEGPLEALLVALKNGPRMSYIENVHAVWSPATGEYRTFSVASTK